The proteins below come from a single Vitis vinifera cultivar Pinot Noir 40024 chromosome 9, ASM3070453v1 genomic window:
- the LOC100263503 gene encoding PHD finger protein ALFIN-LIKE 4 isoform X2, with protein sequence MDGGANYNPRTVEEVFRDFKGRRAGMIKALTTDVDEFYQQCDPEKENLCLYGFPNELWEVNLPAEEVPPELPEPALGINFARDGMQEKDWLSLVAVHSDAWLLAVAFYFGARFGFDKADRKRLFNMINDLPTIFEVVTGTAKKQVKEKSSVSNHSSNKSKSNSKVPQQQQPQQRGSESQGKYSKTPQKDEDEGLEEEEEDEHGETLCGACGENYASDEFWICCDICEKWFHGKCVKITPARAEHIKQYKCPSCSNKRSRP encoded by the exons ATGGACGGAGGCGCAAACTACAATCCCCGCACTGTTGAAGAGGTTTTCAGAGATTTCAAAGGCCGCAGAGCTGGCATGATCAAAGCCCTAACTAcag ATGTGGACGAATTTTATCAGCAGTGTGATCCCG AGAAGGAGAATCTGTGCCTTTATGGATTTCCAAATGAACTATGGGAAGTCAATTTACCTGCAGAAGAGGTGCCTCCAGAACTCCCAGAGCCTGCACTAGGGATCAACTTTGCAAGAGATGGAATGCAAGAAAAAGACTGGTTATCTTTAGTTGCTGTCCATAGTGATGCATGGTTGCTTGCTGTTGCCTTCTATTTTGGTGCCAGATTTGGATTTGATAAAGCTGACAG GAAGCGGCTCTTTAATATGATAAATGATCTCCCAACCATATTTGAAGTTGTGACTGGTACTGCAAAGAAGCAAGTAAAGGAGAAATCATCAGTGTCCAATCACAGCAGCAAcaaatccaaatcaaactctAAAGTG CCACAGCAGCAACAGCCGCAGCAGCGGGGATCTGAATCTCAGGGAAAGTATTCTAAGACACCACAGAAGGATGAAGATGAGGGCttggaagaggaagaggaagacgAGCACGGCGAGACATTGTGTGGAGCATGTGGCGAGAACTACGCATCAGATGAGTTCTGGATTTGCTGCGACATCTGTGAGAAGTGGTTCCATGGCAAATGTGTGAAGATCACCCCAGCTAGGGCTGAGCATATCAAGCAGTACAAGTGCCCATCATGCAGCAACAAGAGATCTCGCCCCTGA
- the LOC100263503 gene encoding PHD finger protein ALFIN-LIKE 4 isoform X1: MDGGANYNPRTVEEVFRDFKGRRAGMIKALTTDVDEFYQQCDPEKENLCLYGFPNELWEVNLPAEEVPPELPEPALGINFARDGMQEKDWLSLVAVHSDAWLLAVAFYFGARFGFDKADRKRLFNMINDLPTIFEVVTGTAKKQVKEKSSVSNHSSNKSKSNSKVVPQQQQPQQRGSESQGKYSKTPQKDEDEGLEEEEEDEHGETLCGACGENYASDEFWICCDICEKWFHGKCVKITPARAEHIKQYKCPSCSNKRSRP, from the exons ATGGACGGAGGCGCAAACTACAATCCCCGCACTGTTGAAGAGGTTTTCAGAGATTTCAAAGGCCGCAGAGCTGGCATGATCAAAGCCCTAACTAcag ATGTGGACGAATTTTATCAGCAGTGTGATCCCG AGAAGGAGAATCTGTGCCTTTATGGATTTCCAAATGAACTATGGGAAGTCAATTTACCTGCAGAAGAGGTGCCTCCAGAACTCCCAGAGCCTGCACTAGGGATCAACTTTGCAAGAGATGGAATGCAAGAAAAAGACTGGTTATCTTTAGTTGCTGTCCATAGTGATGCATGGTTGCTTGCTGTTGCCTTCTATTTTGGTGCCAGATTTGGATTTGATAAAGCTGACAG GAAGCGGCTCTTTAATATGATAAATGATCTCCCAACCATATTTGAAGTTGTGACTGGTACTGCAAAGAAGCAAGTAAAGGAGAAATCATCAGTGTCCAATCACAGCAGCAAcaaatccaaatcaaactctAAAGTGGTG CCACAGCAGCAACAGCCGCAGCAGCGGGGATCTGAATCTCAGGGAAAGTATTCTAAGACACCACAGAAGGATGAAGATGAGGGCttggaagaggaagaggaagacgAGCACGGCGAGACATTGTGTGGAGCATGTGGCGAGAACTACGCATCAGATGAGTTCTGGATTTGCTGCGACATCTGTGAGAAGTGGTTCCATGGCAAATGTGTGAAGATCACCCCAGCTAGGGCTGAGCATATCAAGCAGTACAAGTGCCCATCATGCAGCAACAAGAGATCTCGCCCCTGA
- the LOC100258363 gene encoding uncharacterized protein LOC100258363 — protein sequence MSLSAAEEDSAQEIHLPADIDWEMLDKSKFFFLGAALFSGVSATLYPVVVLKTRQQIAQSQVSSIRTAFSIVRHEGFRALYRGFGTSLMGTIPARALYMTALEVTKSNVGTATVRLGFPEPTAAAIANAAAGLSAAMAAQLVWTPIDVVSQRLMVQGGGGGGGGGGCGPGEKLKIPNASSCKYLGGIDAFRKILNTDGPRGLYRGFGISILTYAPSNAVWWASYSVAQRLIWSGIGVYLCKKDDETGENGVSTFRPDSKTVMAVQGVSAAMAGGVSALITMPLDTIKTRLQVLDGEENGRRGPTIGQTVRNLVREGGWMACYRGLGPRWASMSMSATTMITTYEFLKRLSAKNQEALT from the coding sequence ATGAGTTTGAGTGCGGCCGAAGAGGATTCGGCACAAGAGATTCATTTACCGGCTGATATTGACTGGGAAATGCTTGATAAGTCGAAGTTCTTTTTCCTCGGCGCCGCGCTTTTTTCCGGTGTATCGGCGACGCTTTATCCGGTGGTGGTGTTGAAGACGAGGCAGCAGATAGCTCAATCTCAAGTTTCTTCTATCAGAACTGCGTTTTCGATTGTTAGGCACGAGGGGTTTCGAGCTCTGTATAGAGGATTTGGGACTTCTCTAATGGGTACAATCCCAGCTCGAGCACTGTACATGACTGCGCTTGAGGTTACGAAGAGTAATGTTGGAACAGCGACGGTTAGATTAGGTTTTCCGGAACCGACTGCGGCGGCCATCGCCAATGCAGCGGCGGGTTTGAGCGCTGCAATGGCAGCACAGCTTGTTTGGACCCCAATTGATGTGGTGAGCCAGAGACTTATGGTgcaaggtggtggtggtggtggtggtggtggtggttgtgGACCTggggaaaaattgaaaattccgAATGCATCTTCGTGTAAATACCTTGGTGGGATCGATGCATTTAGGAAGATTCTGAACACAGATGGGCCAAGGGGTTTGTATAGAGGATTTGGGATATCGATATTAACCTATGCTCCATCGAATGCGGTTTGGTGGGCATCTTACTCTGTTGCACAAAGGCTCATATGGAGTGGAATTGGTGTTTATTTGTGCAAGAAAGATGACGAGACTGGTGAAAATGGTGTAAGCACCTTTAGACCCGATTCGAAAACGGTAATGGCGGTTCAGGGGGTGAGTGCAGCCATGGCAGGTGGTGTATCGGCATTAATCACAATGCCCCTCGACACAATTAAGACGCGATTACAAGTTTTGGATGGGGAAGAGAATGGGCGGCGTGGACCGACCATTGGGCAGACAGTTAGGAATTTGGTTAGAGAAGGTGGATGGATGGCTTGTTACAGAGGTTTGGGGCCTCGGTGGGCTTCAATGTCCATGTCTGCAACAACAATGATCACTACATATGAGTTTCTGAAACGGCTCTCTGCCAAGAATCAAGAGGCCTTAACGTGA